The Spiroplasma litorale nucleotide sequence TGTCTTCGAAACTAGACTGTTTAGTTGTAAATAATTTAACAAGATCATTATCACCTTTGTTTTTATAATATGTAAAACTTTTAATTTCATTAGTTTTTCCACAAGATACAACACTATAGGTTGATGATGATGCACTACCTATTAGTCCAATAGAACCTATTCAACTTATTATTTTTTTCATTTTTTTCTCCTTTATTTAATTTAAATTAATGAAATATTTTTATAATAAATTTTATGAACAGTAAAATCGTTAACTGCAATAAAATTAATAAAATATATGTTTACAGTAAAACTTGATTCGCCTTTTTTTCCATAAAAAGTAGAAAATACTAACCCTCTAAAATCTTCATCAACATAAGTGTATCCACTAGGTAGTTCCTTAGACTCTTTGAAATATGATTTTATATAATTCATATTCAAAAAACACATACCTTCAACTTTAAAAGTATCACCTATTTCTTTTTCGCTATTAACTGACCAGATAATTTTTTTAGTTTCTAAATAGTCTTCTTCTAATGTATTTTTATCACTTATTTTAATTTCATATTTTGATTTTTCATCTGCCAAATCAAATTTATTTTTGTCATCATTTTTAATGTTGTTTATCAAACTTTCTCTACCATTTGTTTCATTAAAAGTTAATTCTTTCCCATTAGGATAATATTCTTCATCAGAGTTCGGATTAGAATTATCATTTACGTTTTCCCCACATGACACAACTTGTAAAGTTGAAGCTGTAATAGTTAAGGCACTTAATAATGTTAAAATCTTTTTCATTTAATATTCCTTTCATTTATACTTTTTTATTATATACCTATAATATAATTAAATTAATAAGTTTACTTTATTAAAAAAGTTTTAATATTATATAATTATACAAATGAGCTTAGAAAACAAATTATACAGTATTGAAGACATAAAATTTGATATTAAAAATTTTATAGATTTAGGTAAAACTATTAAAGAAAAGTTTGCCACTTACAACAAACATATGGAATTTTGTCCTTTTGATACTCAATTTTTAATAATGCAGTTATTAAAATATGAGGCGAGAAATTCAAATATGATTGAAGGTATCTATGTAAATGACATTGATATACTTTCTAATGACATATCAGGAAGTAAAAAAATAACAAATTATTTATCAAGTTTAAAACTTGCAATTGAAGATTATAATAAGGAACAAATAATTAAAAATGATACACTTAAAAAAATCCATAAAAAACTATATGATAATATGATCTCTGCAGACGCCATAAATGCGACCCCAGGTCAGTGAAGAGTCAAAAATGCAAAAATCGCAAAACATACACCGCCGAACCCAGTATATATTGAAAGCTATATAAATGAATTTATTAATTGAGTTAATAATAAAGATTTTTTATCTGATTACCCTCTAGAATTAAGATGCCCTATAAAAGTGGCAATTGCACATGCATACTTTGAAAAGATTCACCCTTTTTCAGATGGAAATGGTAGAGTTGGTAGAATATTAATTAATTTAATTATTAACACATTTAAAATAACAAAAGAAACAAACTTTTTTATTTCAAAATCAATATTAGAAAATCAATTTGAATATTATGTCCAATTAGAAAAACTTGATAATAATACTGATTGAAATAATTGAATTAAGTTTTTTTTAAACCTTGTTATTGAACAATTAGATACAAATATTTCTTTAATTAAGAATAGTTTAAACTTACTAATAGAAATAAAAAACGATCTTCTTAAAGAAGAAGATTCGTTTAACAGAATTTTAAAAAATAATATTTTAAAATATATATCTAGATATCCAATTTTTACTTACGAAAAGTTAGAAAAATATATTTTACAAACTCAAGAAAATATTG carries:
- a CDS encoding Fic family protein; this translates as MSLENKLYSIEDIKFDIKNFIDLGKTIKEKFATYNKHMEFCPFDTQFLIMQLLKYEARNSNMIEGIYVNDIDILSNDISGSKKITNYLSSLKLAIEDYNKEQIIKNDTLKKIHKKLYDNMISADAINATPGQWRVKNAKIAKHTPPNPVYIESYINEFINWVNNKDFLSDYPLELRCPIKVAIAHAYFEKIHPFSDGNGRVGRILINLIINTFKITKETNFFISKSILENQFEYYVQLEKLDNNTDWNNWIKFFLNLVIEQLDTNISLIKNSLNLLIEIKNDLLKEEDSFNRILKNNILKYISRYPIFTYEKLEKYILQTQENIDKDNLKNIFNDLVNKYEIKKIKGTSFMEFTKVLKIIV